Sequence from the Drosophila subpulchrella strain 33 F10 #4 breed RU33 chromosome 3R, RU_Dsub_v1.1 Primary Assembly, whole genome shotgun sequence genome:
TACCAGACGTTTGTAATCATAGTTGTTGAACTGGTTCTCAAATTTGTTGAGAAACCGATTAAGGGATTTTGACTCAGAGGTTAGCTGGAaatcaatttataaatatttatgtttatataATAACCAGGGACTTACATCCTCATAGTGACGCTGCAAATTGTTCAGCAAGCTCACAAACCGCGATTTCAAGTCGTTTAGACAAGAGTTATatgcattcagagattgttcgGGAGTAAGCTCCTCCTGGTCCTTATAAGGTACTAGATATGGGGCCAGGAAATCAGCGGGCTTACTGGCTATTTCCTTTTTGAGTTCTTCTTCCTCCTCAAACTAAATGTTATATAATTTGGCAATCACAAGTAAATTCTACAATATTAGGCAACACCTTTACCTGTCTCATTCGTATTGCTCTGGCTGCTCCATTCCTTAGTGGATCAAATATGCTGAACTTAAGCTTGGGCTCAGCCTTTTCGAACTTGCGTAAATCGAAGATGTTGTTTATGTCCTCGAagattttctcaaaatttttCCTCAACTGATCCTCATACTGCAGTTGGTCGCGTAACAATCTGTATAACTCGAGATTAGTGCGAGTTGGATCTAGGGGATTAGCCTGTAGGAGATTTTAAGCTTAACAGTTGGGAAACAACTTTTAATGTTTGATTAAACCACTTACCTTGTATATTTTCGTTAGTTTCTCATCGTAAACCAACTCTTTGCCATAATCCGGTCTTGGTGGCTTTGTAAACTCAACTGTTGTAGCGGTTAGTGCCCCGAATGTATAATGAAActtcaaaacaattttattttgttgaaaGAGAAACATGCGTGTTGCAATATCATTTGTGCACACATCATTAGCACTGGCTTTCAGAAATTTCTCAGTGACTTTCTGAAAGagttgttttaattaattcctACAAAAGATGTTAGCTAAATAATTTTGTTAGTTACTTTGAGAACGTTTCCAGCTGGAGTGAATTCAAATTCCTTATACCAACACTTGTCACTGCGACCCTTGTAGTGGAGAATCAAAGAGCCTGGTTCAACCACCATTAAGTCCAACGAATCTATTCTTGAAGCCGAATAAAAGTATACTTTTCGCTGTTGCGTGGTGTCGGAGAAATACTCGATGGCTGAAAGATTTTGGGTTTATTGAAAGCTACTGTATAGGATGAATATGATGTAGAAACTTGTAGGTTGTAGCTTTATTGGTTTGGAATCTGCATTGATTCgtgaaattttaaatatagttttatatatatagatcATCTCTTTTTTCACCTCTCtagtttttttgttattatattttgatGTGTTAAAAATCAGTTGGAATTTAAAGAATTTCGACTTTATACACTTACATTTCAAGCTGTCATTCCGCCCTTTGTTGAATATCTCTTCAAATTGATCGGTGGCATATGTGTACTTCACATGACGCATGAGATCCGATCGATTCTCATAGAACTCATAGCGGACTTTGGGTATTGTGCACTCGTCATTATTGAAAATGGTTAGCTGCATCACCTTGCCATCGCGCTGCGAATAGGGAGAGAAACGCTCGTGTATGGCACCTTTGTACTGGATCTTCTTCTCGGAGCTGGGAAAACGTTGCTCAAATTCGGCCAAACCAATGTGCAGTCGTTCCACCCAGGAACCAATGCAGTCCAAGTGCTTCTCCTCGTTGATATCGTGTTCCTCCTCGGCTATATTCTCATCCGAGGACATTTTATAGGTGCGCATCTCGGGCGGTTCACCTGGCAGCATGTGCTCCCAGTCCTTGGTGTCCCGCAGATCCCATCGCAGTTCACCAACCCGCTGATGTTTCTGCTTGCACACATAGTAGTTGTACTCATTCCAGATGCTATCCACTAGGATGTACTGCTTGCATCCCGTTTCACAAATAAATCCCGTCGAGGGCTCTATAAAACTAGCCATGGGAGGAGCCTCCACCACATCCCCGTTGACATCCGTGTAGGTAGTCTTGGGCTTCACACTCCAAGGGGCATTGTTGATGATCACCACCCAGGCATGGCTGCGTCGATAATGATGTCGATCCACGGCCAGCAGCTCAAGTTCCTTTTTGGGAAATTTGCTCATTAATCCTCAGTGAGAAGAGTACAAGTGCATGTTTATCCTCACCTCCATTTGCTTCCGGATTATTTCGTCCTGAATCCGTTTTTCCTCAGCCGCCTTTAGCCTGTGAACCTCGGCCATATCCTCCTCGAGATGACTCTCCAAATCGGGTAATCCGCGCAGCTTATACTTCTGGCCCGGCTTCTCAACCTTCGGCTTTACCTCCTCCGCCTCCACCTCGACGATCGGATACGGATAGGGAATGGCCAGTTGGTCGTTCAAAATCGTCTCCTCGCGGGCCACTCCGGAGACCACCAGAGCTGGGTGGCCAGCTCCAATCAGCATGCTGACCAGGAGAGTAGCCATTTCATAGGAATTTCCCTTACGCCTTCGCAATAAAGTATCCGGTGATATCAGGCGAGTTGGCTGAGggacaaaagaaaaaaaataatataacctGGAATTTCCTTAGCCTAAAGGATTATATAAAGTTTCAAGAAAATATATGTACTAATTGAgattcaatttttttaaatcacaAGTTCGCCTTaagaataattttattttcccatACTGCGcacttttaaaaatgattttttatttcatttttactaatatatcatgtttcaatGTAAAGGAATAATAAAAGATTGTTACTTTCCCAGGTTTAAGTTGCAAAATGACATGCTCCCATTAGCTTGGGAACATAATCCTTTCAAAGCATTTGCTATCATCCACTAATGAACGTCATTGGAAGTTAATATGTAATTACAATACAAGAGTTTATTAGcttcaaataaatatatatagagaGCTACATATATAAACCGGGGCTCAGGAAACAGCATGCCAGTTTCCAGGAAATTTGGCACAAACTATTGCGCAGCACGAGACAAAAAGGAAATCTTCGATTACCTTTAACACCGTTTACCTGCCCAAGGAAAATATATGTACCCTTAAATATATGGCTCTGTAAAATCAGCAGGAGTCAAGATCACATGGGCTATGTCTTACAACCTTGGAAAAGTTATATCCGCTTTGCATAGAAGTTGAAAAATGAACCTGTTGTGCGTTGTAATTTGGAATCTGTCTTAATAGGAATGGcctaaaaataagaaatggCATTTTTGGATTTTTCTATAAAAATAGAACCCAGTCCTTCATGTTTATAGAGAATAAGCCGTAACATTATAATTACATTTCGTAGCTATGGAAATAtacattattaataatttcCAACTTTACTTAAATTTAAGTGCCTAAAGAAATGGTAAGTTAAATCAAGGAAACTGCAACTTCTTAGCTCTCCGAGTAAGAGGATTTTTTCTAACGGGGGTATTAACCATATAGTGTTTACTCATGCCCGCTCATTTCAATGTTTTTCTCGATTTTCGGATGTCATTCAGAGGACCGAACAATCAGCGGTCTGTTTTCATTGCATCCTTCGGTTCGGCGAGGTAGTGAGACCGAGACCCACTCCCATTTAATCCGCCTTGGGTTATCTTTATCTTTTGTCCCGATTGTTTACCTGCACATCTGCGACTGCCCCGTAGGTGGCTGCGTGACCCCGTGCCATTCATCTTCTTTCCTGTTCTGCGAAGACTTAGGATCGGAATCGGAGACAATCCTGCCATTGCCAGGAATTCTGTGCATGTGCGTCCAAAAATTGAAACTGTGAAGCGTAGCGAAACGGCCATTAACGCGGGAAACGCTAGCAATTATTGTGGGCCAGTACTGGGCATTCTGCCCTTCCCTTCCAGTCGTTGACATATCCGCACTCTGAGATTGCAACAGAGGATGCCGTTTGGAAATTCAAATATACACAGGGCtctgtttttggttttgggaTAGGTCTTGGCAAAATCCAAACCTATTTTTGAATAAATAGATCTAATATTCCTTCTAGTAATTTCTTTAGTCACCTATTTATATTACATCAAATTGTATATTATTATGATCATATGGCAAATTGCTTAAGTTTCGTTTGAATGGATTTAGTTAATGGTATTCTTTAGCCATATTTGtatatcaatatataataGACATATCATATAATGTGGTTGAGCGATAGTCACTTTATTCTCTGGGTTACCAGGACttctttaaataaaactgATTTCAATGAAATCAAAATTTAATCAAGATGGTTATAAATAAGTCTATAATAATTACAGACGCAGCTTATGATTTAAGAAAGGTATTTAAATAGAATTTAGTTTCCGAAACAGATTAGATTGAAAGTTTGGGAAATCATATCTGATAACTTATGTTTCCCTTAAATCAACTAGCAAACTGTAGACATAATATTCCAGAATATCGATAAAGTACATAACAACCCACGTCTCCCTCAAATCAACTATCAGGGTGGATAACACTTTTCGCGGGAATGTTCGTCGCCAACTTTGAGCTAAACAGGATTCCAGCGATTTGAGGGATCGGCGGACGTGTGGAGGGTCCTGCACCTTTCCACTTCCACCCTGCGCAAATACGCCCCCCGTCGCTTCGAAGAAGGCCATTAAAATGCAAAATCGCCGTGTGAAGCCATAAGAATCACAATGAGGCCCGGAGTCATCGGTTATCAGTGGGGCGAACGGAGTGTTCGCAGTGTTCGAGGTCAAACACTCTCTCGCTCGTTCGAATCGATTAGTCAGCAAACCAGTCAGTCAGCGGCGTCTAATTGAATTCGATGCAAACGGCATTACCTGGGCAGCCGATTGAGTTCTCCTCCTCTGGATTCCCCGAGTCCCTGACTCCCTGAGCCCCTGGAACTCTACCAGTTCCCGCGTTTCCAGACCCGCTATCACTGCGGTCGCGCGTAATAAGAAACGCTTCAAGGTTATTCGAACGTGTTAAATTAGGATCGGGCCTCGGCAGAACAGTCGCAACAATGGAGGAGCGAACATGACGAAAACAAAGGGACGAATGCACAGCGAGAATGGAGCAACGGGCGCCCGGTTGCTCGAACAGGGGCCATAGCTCAAATTACAGTCAGTGAAAGGGATATAGTTGAGATTACAGACCATTAGATACCTCTCACATTTTAGAGAAAACTCTCCAAAATTCCGAAAAATGGTGTCAAAATCATTAAATACTAATCATAATTTCTGTGTTTCTCTACGTGAAGTGTAAAACTTCCATGAATTTtagatattttatttatttttcaagttttaaaaaaatggtgACCCCAAATTGCACTATCTTTCTTTCTTTGTATATATTCCCGGTAAATTTGTCTCTTAGCCTACTGCTAATAAATATAAGGAATTCTGTTATAAGGTTGTTCCGTAATCTCTTTTccaaatctaaaaaaaaaggtttttacAAAGGTGACCCTAATTTTGTACTGTTCAATCCCTAACATTTACACTTGACTATCTACTTAAAAGAAGGCACATCTTCGACGGCTTGAGGTTAAATAACCTACATTAATATTTCGATTTTTAACCCAAGACTTAATCCATTACAGTTCTCTTTCCTTAAACATAAGTGATATACCCCTCGACCATAAGACTAATGGGTATAAACCGACAACGTCCATCTGAAAAAAAGAGCGAAAAAACTGCGCCAAAAGCGGCGAAAAATTGCGAAAAAGGGTGGCAAGTAACTGAGTCTGCCGAGACCGAGACAGAATCACTTTCAGTTGCCACCCTGCTGAAAGGCTGCCACTGCCATCGCCACCGCTCGCGGGTCACAACTCAAAACAATGCGGCCGGCAGCGAGGGCTCAAGACGGGGTTGTCAAACAGGCGGCCTTCCCTCGTTGACACAATGCAGTGTCGTGCCTCCTCCACCCATCCATCCATCGAGAGTCGCCTCATATCCACATGTGTACCACCCACTCCAAGCCCAACCCAACGCAACCCAACCTTTCGTTAGACTAACCTGGGGGCGAAGGACTCGCTGGGGAGGCACATCGCTTATCGGGATGCATAATGAGCCGCTGCCATCTTTTCCACAAGAGCGCTGAAACAAAGCGGTGAAATTCAGCGCGATTCCTTGAGTTGAGCCTGAGTCCTTGCGGCCGTCACATAAGACAGGACTCGGGTGTGGTGTATGGTATGTACGCCTCCAGGAAATCCCCGGTTGGGCCGTTTTTGCGGGGCCAGCAGCATGTGTAAGTTTTTAAATGAGCACACCACACACACGATGAAAATCAGCGACTTAACCCCTTTATGATAATGTACTGCACGGAAGTGTTATTGTCCTGGGGACAAAAGGACACACGGCGTCGCTAGTGTCGCCATAATACGCGCAATGCCCCAGTCCACAAGATCCGCATCCACCCCATCCGCCGTTTTCCGGCCCCATTTCACCGCCTAATGCTGCCCAAAACCCAACCCGCTCACTATTTGCGCGTCTTCCTTAATATTGCGTCCTGTACGTGGATGTCTATAGCTCCTTTTGCCATTCACCACGCTGGGATTTTATTATTTGGCCGGCTTCCGCGACCCAAGTCCCCCAGAACATAAAAGTCCCGGCCAATAGACGCTCTTAAAAACGGCCAAGATTAAGATATAAACACGCGAAATTAAGACATTTGATTCCCCCGAACAGTAAGTCAAAGCCAGTGCCTTTCGGTTTGGAGTATAATGGTGTAATGGCCTGGGCTGCGGGGGGTCTTACGTGGAAATCTCATCATAGTTTTACTCATATCCCCCCTCTTTGGATTTATTAATATGGGCCACGCTATATTAGCCCAGTTTTGTAAGTGCCTCATACCCCAaacacctttatgggcttctTTATTTCTCATTGATTAAAACTTTAATCATTTAATCATCATCATTTTAATTTCTCGATTTGTATATAcgtctttaaattaaatcatttcAAGGCTATAGAGATTTCGTCTAATTCTTTACGATAATATCAGAACGTGAATATATTACCCTCTGTGACTAGCTTTATAAATATAACTCATATGTAAACAGTAATAAGTGTAAAACGTTTGTGTAATCATagatttaattatattttataccCAATACTTTAAAATTCATTGTATTTTCTATAATTTGATTGAAATATCGCAAGCACTGACGGGCATTATTTTTCCTAATCAATACCTCTTCACATATGGCCTGTGTATTAAATTTGAGCCCTGCCTTTGGGAGGCATTCTTATACAATACCGCGCTGTCTGAGCCAAGCGAGTATGTATACGACGATGATGGTTTTAAACTCCGCCGTTGTCTTTGGGCTACAGACCCTGAACAGCCGGTGGACAGAGGCCAGCCAAGTGGGAGTGGATGGGGATCTGGGGGGCATAGGACGGGAAGGATATGGAGGGATGGCGAAGTGGCACCCACCGACTGCCAATGCGGCATCCTAACGACGGCGCACAACTTACAATCACAGATTCGATCCAAGTCACATGGCGTTGCCCACAGCGAGGATAAATGCGATGGACAGACGACGTCGCTAAGAACCAAGATGGGATGAGGTCGCGGGCATTGGGCATTGGGAGTCAGGTCGAAGAACGGGAAACGGGGAACTCTGAACCCGAGTGATGTGACGGGGGTCGCGAATCCAGACAGATGCGGACACTGATGCGAGGACTCGGACACAAAGTCgatgtgtgtttggttttggTCTGCTTTTGAGCAAAGGAATACGCCACTCCATACTCCATCGCGGACAAGGCGAGTAAGTGGAGCCGGCGAGTCCTGCAGTCGACAATGGTCGACGGTAGAAGCTAGAAGGTGCACAGTGAGAAATCAGTGTCGCATATGGAAGTTCGAAAAAATGTTCcccagaaaataaaaattaagatATTGTTTTTATGAGATATGATATAGGgttttaaaatcatattttgCTAACACATTGAAACTTTGGTTCTTTTTAGAGGTCTATTTTAAGCAGATTTTTCTACCGGTTGATCctcttgattttttttggggctactacaattaaattctttaaagCATATATtcaaatgaattatataaatatattcaaatagtatacaaatctaAGAAGCACCACATATCTTCTGTATATACCCCCAAATTTAGCAAGTGCTTGAAACTTAATATAATTCTTGGGTTTCTGAAACCCCTCATAATGCTTTTTACACCCCATTGAGTACAGGATAACCCCGCACTGGTGCACAAGTGCAGTAAGAACATATGTTTACTATTATGTTTACCATAACATATTCAAATTATCTTGGCCATAAGAAACCCCACTTTATTGTTCTCCGTGTAGATGTAGATGGTCGCTGCTCGATGGCCGCGGCAATGGCCGTGTCAGCGACAGCGAAATTGGCGTCTAGTTTATTGTAGCCACGAAGGCTGTTGGCCATTGCCGGAGCACCTTTGGCGGTGGGGCGTGGTGGGTGGCGATGTTGCAAGGTGATGGGGTTGCCAGGTGGGTGGGGGCAGCGGTGGTTGCGGATGTTCTGCGACTTAAACCGAGCATGGCATGGTAAACAGCAGCCGCGGGGCTGGAAGGTCGGGAAGCAAAGGATGTGAATGTGGATCTGGATGGTCAGGGGGCAGGAGGCAAGGGACAGAAGGCAACGTCATCAGCTCGCTCGCCTGTCTGACCATATATGGCCAAGTCCTGCGTCTGGACGCGAAGACCCGCCGCCAGTTTTCCGTCAGGGAGACGCTTTTCTTTGTCAAAGGGTTGGAGCCCCGAACAGCGAGTCGGCGAGCCAGGGAAATGAGTTAGGGACTGCAGTTCGCAGTTTGGGGCCCCTTTGGCTGCGTTTTTTGCCGGTGGCACTTGGCCCGATCTCGAGTGAATTGCTCTCGAGCCGAAGGAAATCGATATGCGCATAGTCGGCGGGGAATGGCGAAAGACGAGTATCTAGAAGATATCTTGCCGCATTGTTCGTTTTTTGCAGGCTGCCATTCCACTTTGTttcataaaacatttttagacCATATCAAACCATATATCATACCAAAATCCATAtatgttttgaaaatactataaaatAATGTAAACTATCTAAAATAGCCATAAGCCAATAGAACCTAATGATAGATTTAAGGGATTTgtgattatattttttaataacccTAATAAAATGACACAACTTGATATATTTccaataacaaattttaagaCATAAGaaccaatatttatttttgcaataTTATCTCTAGTCCT
This genomic interval carries:
- the LOC119551949 gene encoding coiled-coil domain-containing protein lobo — translated: MPKVIFQKYKKVVSNIDPTRHSAKFKEIDESRRSQVTESDFDDEMEGEYEAEMEEMRSSEFSLSEGEAALNIGKIDLSFPETIEEFENSPQCYPPSYYTLSPKERLLLLYAENFRKQLVLSYPKRRAMVLALPNECKVQKFVCTTIRPTAFIYTQLISSVEEIAKFVADFIQYEPLEDPINLPTRLISPDTLLRRRKGNSYEMATLLVSMLIGAGHPALVVSGVAREETILNDQLAIPYPYPIVEVEAEEVKPKVEKPGQKYKLRGLPDLESHLEEDMAEVHRLKAAEEKRIQDEIIRKQMEELELLAVDRHHYRRSHAWVVIINNAPWSVKPKTTYTDVNGDVVEAPPMASFIEPSTGFICETGCKQYILVDSIWNEYNYYVCKQKHQRVGELRWDLRDTKDWEHMLPGEPPEMRTYKMSSDENIAEEEHDINEEKHLDCIGSWVERLHIGLAEFEQRFPSSEKKIQYKGAIHERFSPYSQRDGKVMQLTIFNNDECTIPKVRYEFYENRSDLMRHVKYTYATDQFEEIFNKGRNDSLKSIEYFSDTTQQRKVYFYSASRIDSLDLMVVEPGSLILHYKGRSDKCWYKEFEFTPAGNVLKKVTEKFLKASANDVCTNDIATRMFLFQQNKIVLKFHYTFGALTATTVEFTKPPRPDYGKELVYDEKLTKIYKANPLDPTRTNLELYRLLRDQLQYEDQLRKNFEKIFEDINNIFDLRKFEKAEPKLKFSIFDPLRNGAARAIRMRQFEEEEELKKEIASKPADFLAPYLVPYKDQEELTPEQSLNAYNSCLNDLKSRFVSLLNNLQRHYEDLTSESKSLNRFLNKFENQFNNYDYKRLVQQSKDLELNKRMVQQRLTLTHEESQKKYEIVKNSLLKDSRLNFKKEDLGRRPSETSK